The stretch of DNA TGTCCGCGCTACCTGAGATAGCGGAGGCTCCCGTGAACCGTTTTGGCCAAGTGGACATCCTCGTCAACGTGGCGGGCACAAGCCATCCTTCGCCTGCTTTGGAGGTCACTAGAGAGCAGTGGGAGAACACGATGAACCTCAATACCCGGGCCACGTTCTTCCTTACTCAGGCGGTGGCAAGACAAATGGTGAAACGCCACTACGGTAAGGTCATAAACATAGTATCACATCTGGCTTTCGCCTCAATACCGGGACGAGCAGTATATGGTGCCAGCAAGGCGGCTGTGGTTCATATGACCAGAATCCTGGGGGTTGAATGGGCTCCTTACGGACTCAACGTGAACGCGGTGGCGCCTAGCTACACAAGGACCAAACTTGCCTGGCAGGTCCTCAAGGATGAGAGTTTCCGCAAGTTCGTGATAGATAACACTCCGGCCCGCAGGATAGCGGAACCGATCGATATGT from Bacillota bacterium encodes:
- a CDS encoding glucose 1-dehydrogenase, which encodes MSDSETPRIRDLFSLEGRVAMISGAGRGLGAAMARALSDMGSKVFLVSRTQSELAEVCEEIRRTGGEADYLVRDVADLSALPEIAEAPVNRFGQVDILVNVAGTSHPSPALEVTREQWENTMNLNTRATFFLTQAVARQMVKRHYGKVINIVSHLAFASIPGRAVYGASKAAVVHMTRILGVEWAPYGLNVNAVAPSYTRTKLAWQVLKDESFRKFVIDNTPARRIAEPIDMCGAVVYLASDASRMVIGQTILVDGGWTAR